In the Brachionichthys hirsutus isolate HB-005 chromosome 13, CSIRO-AGI_Bhir_v1, whole genome shotgun sequence genome, GCATGAAGTAAGTCTTTACCACCAGCTGGGTCGTCCAGCAATGTTGGGAAAGTGTTGCTAACAATGGCTGTGCTCTCATGACCACGAagacattttattgttttgccAGCTTTTGCCCCGCAGTTGTAAGTAAGCCGGCCTCATTTTGTCTCCACCAGATGATATTTTGCCAGATCTGCTGCGAGCCTTTCCACAGTTTTTGCCTCTCGGCAGAAGAGCGCCCCTTAGAGGAGAGCAAGGAGAACTGGTGCTGCAGGCGCTGCAAATTCTGTCATGTGTGCGGCCGTCGAAGCAAGAACACGAAGGTACGACAACGAAATCTGGATGTTGGGCATGTGTCAGACCCCCGAGTGGTGCAGGAGATGGTCACACCGCGCTGCTCAAGCCTACCCGTCTTCCCCCTCTAGCCTGTGTTGCAGTGCAGGAGGTGCCAAACCTCCTTCCACCCTGCCTGCCTGGGGCCAACGTACCCCAAACCTATGAAGTGCAGCATCCCCTGGGTAAGTATTTATTAGCCGTCAACTATGTAGAGACCTCCATGGTTATCAAAATTACCGGATTATCCTACGTAAATTAGGATCCGTGTACCCTCCTAACACTCTTTTGGTGTTCTGCGACGTCGCGTTTGCGTAGGTGTGCATGACCTGCATTCGCTGTAAAAGCTGCGGTGTGACTCCTGGGAAGAACTGGGACCTGGCCTGGAACTACGAGCAAGACCTCTGTCCTGACTGCGCCGTTCTCCACGGCGAAGGTAAGACCTCTGAGGGAGGGGTCGTGTCTGTTTCTATTTTAATGTGTGGAACTAAAAACGGGTGATTTATACAAGATGTTTATTCACCTCAGGTCATTTCTGCACCGTCTGCCAAAAGTGTTACGACGACGGCAAGCAACAGGCGCAGATGATCCGATGCTCGGCGTGCAGCCACTGGATTCATTACACATGCGGAGGACTTTCAGGTGAGCGTCTGCAACGCTGGCGATGGGCCGTGCGTACTACACGTGTGTGTACTACGCACACGTGTAGTACGCCTCACCTACCTAACCTTGAACAAATCCATGTCATTGCAGAGGAGCTGTTCGGGTTGCTGTCGCACCAAAAGGAAGAAGTGTCTTTCACCTGCCAGCCCTGCAGCCAGAACCAGGCTGAACACTGCAgcctgaaggaggagctgcagaacagGCTGATGGCTGGGCTGGAGGAGGTGCTCGATGACCTCCTCTCAGACCGCGCCACGCAGGACCTCCTCATCTGTGAAGTGGTAAGTTCCCAGAATCCATCTCATTACGATCAGGGCTGGATTTTTCCATTATAGTCGCCTCCGTCGCATAAAGTGGATTAACTTTTTGTTGTGTTTCAGTGTCAAGAAATGAGCAGCACGCGCTCTTTAACGGAGCAGCAGCCCGCCTGTGATCTGCAAGCCATGGAGAAGAAGCTGAAATCAGGGCGATACACCTCAATAGTGAGCCGTGGTCGCCTCGTCCAGCTCGAAGTCCATTATGTCACACAGGTTTTAATTTCACTTGTGAACTCTTATTTTATAGAAAGACTTCCATGCAGATGTCGGCTGTGTGATGAGGGGgcggctgaaggaggaggagcttctccCCGAGGACCAGAGACTGACCAGTCAGGCCAGGGGACGCTACATCAATGTAAGCGTCCGCTCCCAGATCTCGCTTAGCTTTAGCTCGTCTTTAGAGACTCACATTCTATAATAGTCAAAGGCAAATGTTTGAATTGCTCCTGTTTGATGGGCTTGACTTTGGAGCCGAGTCACAAGAGAATTGACCTGTAAAAGGAGTTAAAGACACGTCTTGTCTCTTAAATGTTTCACAGCTGATAAGGCAGGTCTTCAGTTGGTTTCCTGCTCGCCATCTGAAAAAGTGGAACTTTTTCGCCGAGGAATTCCCGAGGTAAAATGATTCCAGTACATCATGTTTAAATAATAATCCCTCAGTTTGTGTACTCattctttacccccccccccccccatctgtatTTCTGTCTTGCTGGACGTGCAGTTCTTCCTAATGTCCGCTACCTTTATTCCTCTCTGCAGTGGAATGCTCCCTGAGGCGATCCTCCCACCATCTAAGGAGCATAGCTACGCACAGTGGCTGGAAAGGACGTACCAACCCAGGGAATTCGGGGGCCCACAGAGAGGGAAAACTGACTCCATGTTGTCCTCGGCCTCTGCACACAGCCCCGCTCCTCATTCGCACGGCATGGAAACCATTAAAACCCGTTCCCTATCGCTTCATTTAAATTTGGGAATGTGCAAAAACAGGGGCGACGGCTGTTCATTCGAAATGTCATTTggctcctctttcttcttcgcAGGTGTGATGAGCGACCTGGACGCTAACAAATCTGAGGATGTGAGGCAGTGCTCTCTGTGCCAGCACCTCGGGGACTCTGCTCCACGAGTGAGTTTAGCTGTCTCGGTTACAGACCTTAATTAATCTGCAGAACATTTAATCATTTGTTATATGGAGGAGAACACATCTTGAGGTGGTGATATAACAATTTAGTTAATGTTCACCTTCTAATACGAAGCGTTGTGTTTCCATCCTGCAGGATGCAGGGCGGCTGCTGTATTTGGGACAGAACGAGTGGGCCCACGTTAGCTGCTGCCTTTGGTCCGCAGAGGTATACGAGGAGGATGGCGCTCTTCTGCAGGTGCACAGTGCCGTCTCCAGGGGGCGCCACCTGGTGAGACTatgaggaaataaataaaactgaagtttAGAAGTTTGTCATCGTGGCTTTTAGTTTCAAAGGGTCGCCGTCGGCCGTAGATCCGTCTCAGtgactttgtttttgtccttcccTCGCCAGCGCTGCGATCGCTGTGGCCAGTCGGGCGCCACCGTGGGCTGCTGCCTCGCCACCTGCCAGAGCAATTTCCACTTTATGTGCGCTCGTGCAAagaagtgtgtgtttcagcaggacaggaaggTGTACTGCTACAAGCACAGGGAGCTCGTCAGCGCAAAGGCATGGCATTTCATCGTTAGGCAGTTCTATTTAAAACCACGAACACGTGACGCCTGACCGGGGACGGTTTCCTGTACCCCTGCAGGTCGTGGCTGGGAAAGGCTTCGAAGTCAGTCGACGGGTTTATGTGGACTTTGAGGGAATCAATCTCAGGAGGAAGTTCCTCACAGGCCTCGAGCCACAATCGATAAACATGACCATCGGTAAGAATGTCTGTTAGCCTTTAGCACCTTGAGCTCTGCGTATGTGAGATTCGTAACGCAGCCTTTTCTGGATCCAAGCAGAGTTTTACgtcttcccttttttttccccaggttCGTTGCAGATTCAGAAACTCGGCGTGCTGTCAGAGCTGTCGTCCAATGGCAGGATGCTTTATCCATGCGGCTATCAGTGAGTGATCGGCGTGCTCAAAACGGCGAACCCGGCCTCCCCTCGTTTATTTACGTGAAcgtcttccttcctcttcagatGCTCTCGGTTGTACTGGAGCACCGTGGACCCTCGCAGACGCTGCAGGTACACCTGTAAGGTGACGGAAGTGAGCACTCCTCTCCCCGGCGAAGAACAAGATCCACGTTGGGACCAGGAAGAAAACCACACCATAATCCACAGCCCCAGTTATTACAGAGGTCAGCATAAAAAGCGGGTTCCGTTTCGGGTTCCTTCGTCCGGCGCAGAACCCGAAGAAGTCGATTCTTGCAGCTATATTTTAAACTGTACCTTAACTTCTTCAGATATTGAGATGCCAGAATGTTTAAGCTTCTCATCCAGCCCGATAAAGTCCGACTCCCCCTCGCCCAACCCGAAGCACGACACACCGGGATCCAAAAGTCCTGGTTACTCCCAGACCAGGAGACCAGCGGGAGGATCGTCGCGGCCGCTTCCGTCTCCAGGCAAGTGGCAGAAGATGACCCGTTTGAAAATCCTTTGATCTGAATCTACGCCACATGAATAAGCTTTGTTTCATTCTGACTTTCTTATATGATGCATTTAGGGACCGCTCATCCCAAATCGCACCCCATCCTGATTCTCAGGGACCTGGAGGACACCCGTCGGCCTCGCAGGCTTTCGTCAAGAAGCCGCTGCAGTTCCTCGCCGACAGAAAGCGACCCGTCTGCGCCGATGACCCTCCGCTCCGGCGGCATCGTCAACTCCAGATGCGGGCTCTTCGGCTCCCCTCCAAGGTCGTCGAACTTGGGTTCAGCATCGCCGCTTCTGTCGCGAGCGAACTCTGCGTCGCCGGTCTGGAGCTCCCCGCCGAGATCCAATTCCAGCATTTCGGCAGGCCTGTCGCCTCGACAAGGGGCCGTCACTCATTCTCCCAGAGGGAAACTCAACTTTAAAATTAGCACCCCAGTCTCTGCAGAGGTCCCCCAAGACTTTCTAGCGTCCTCCGAGGCAGAAGACGCAGCCGTGGCCACGACCAACGGGATCTCCCTCGCTCCCGATAACCTGGAAGAGGAGGTGGCTCACCTCATGGCCCAGGAGCTGCCCTACACGGCGTTCGACGCCGACACAGACGTGGCGGTGGCCTCCATGCTGAACGCCAAGCTCGAGTTTGACGAGGCTCTGCTCAACGAGAACGTCGCGGTCCAATGCGGCGCGGCGGGAGGCGCGGTGCAGGACGTCGAAATGCAGCGAGGTAATCGGGAGAACGAGTCCGAAGACGAGGACTCGAGTCATTACTTCAAATTTTCTCGCACGGTGGTGTGCGACGCGGCGAGCGGCTCGATCCCTGCGGGCCAGCCTGCTTCGGCGCAGTCCATCCCCCAGCTGGACGGAGCGGACGGAGGCTCGGAGAGcgacgaagacgaggaagacggaGAGATTAGAATTCACAGCAACAACGCGACCCCGACTAAGCAGCTGAGCGTCGCTCTGAAGAGGCTGGAGTCGATCTACCCCGCGTCCGAATCAGCGGTTGAACTTCGGGAAAATGTGCCCTCGAGCTACGCTAACAGCGACGTGCTGGTTCAGGAAGAAGTGGTCCAGCTGTGTTCTGAAGCAGCACCCGAGAACCAGCTGCATTTGGACCCGGCTACCGGACGGTTTTTCTCTGGTGAAGCTGTGGGCTACCCGGCCGGCGCGGTCGACGACCGAGATGACAGCAGCTCGTCCACGGACTCGTTCGAACCCTTTAAAGACGACCTGAGAGACCCCGATTACTCTCCGGCGCAAGAAAGCAAAAGGTCCCCCGCGGCGCCGCCGGTGAAGCACGTCTTCGTGAACACGAAACGCTTGCCGGTGCAATTCAAACGCTTTTCGCCGAAACCTTTCCTCTCCCAGTATAACAAAGCCAAGTTGCAATCGATGCCTCAGCCGACGCAGACCTCCTCGCCCGCCGCCGCGTCGTGCGCGGCTCCACGCGCCGTCACCTCCCCTATCGTGATCAACGGCTTGAACGTTCTTCCCATCCagcccggcgccggcgccgtgcGGCGCAGAGCCATCACCATCCGGATGGAACACTCTCGGCCAGGGGGGCAGAATCAAGCTGCCGTTGCGACCAGCTCAACCTCGCCGGAAGCCCCGGGCCCGCAAGTGCTGCTGGTCAATCGTCAAGGTCAAATTCTGATCAAAGACCCGAGATCAAACACCTACCAGTCGCTCAGCGCAAATTCTCCCACCTACAGTAAAATAAGCCAGATTGCCAAGATTCTCCACAGCGGCAATGCTCTGCAACGTTCCGTCCCTCGCATCATCGTAAAACCCTGTTTGAGCACCGCCGGCGTGACCGTCCCAACGGCGCCGGAGAAGAAAATCATCGTCAGGGTTCTGCCTGCGAACAGCGGCGCGAGTCTCGGCCCAAAAGGTCCCGTCAGCGTGCTCAACTTTCCTGCAGCGGCTTTCTCCAACATCCAGGAAACCACAGCCCAGTCGATAATCGAGAGAGCCATGGCAACGCACCGGGAAGCACCGAAGGTGGTGCCCGTCGTCCTCCGGAAAACGGCGTTCCGGGACACGGAGGGCTCTGATCCATCGCCGGCCACGAGTTTAGAGGCTCCCCGCGGCTTCGGCAACGGGCCCAATGTCGAAGTACGGCCGGCGTGGCTGCGCCACCAGGTGAGGGTCAAGAGGGTGTCGTCGGCGTCCGAGAGGCTCCCCGGGAAGAAATCCAAGATGGACTTCTTGACGGATCCCAGCAGTGAGCTGGACAAGGCCAGCGAAGTCAGGTATTATCGGTTTGCTTTCCTGTAAATTCTCAGGAATAGTCGCACGAAGTCGAGCAGAAACGTTGAACGCTTGTCTCCCGGCAGAGCGAGCGGCGTGCGAATGAAAGCCCCGACCATAAAGGATGTTCTCCACACGAACCAGGAGAGCGCGCAGGAAAGGTCTGAGCAGCTGAGGATCACGGCGCCACCGCTTCACACGCCGTCCAGGTTGGCTGCTCGGGAATGTTCACGGTCCGAACCGTTGTGCGGCCGGGTAGAAAACTTCTGCTCCTGTTCTGCCCAGGCATCCTCGGGcggagagcccccccccgcaCGGACGGACCCAGAGCCAGCTTAAAACGCACGTGTGGGTCAGCGCCCCCCACGGAGACCTCTCTGAATGGGGCCCGTATTCAGGTGCGTCAGGCCTCGTCTTTCAGTCGTTTGTGCAGGTTttcatgtgtgtttattgtgatttatttcattttacaggCTTTAGTTCCGAAGATGACATGCCTGCATCcaaggacaggaagaggacgCGCATGAACCAGCCACACCTGCGTTTTGAAATCACCAGCGACGACGGCTTCAGCGTGAAGGCGAACAGCATCGAGGGTAAGAGCTGCTCGACGGGCGGATCAATAATCACGAATCGTAAATGAAATCTGAGAAGGGTTCATCTCGGTTCGTGTACCGGTGCACCGGAATACTGACTGGGAAGAAGCTCTAACGCCTTCCTCGCTCGCCACTCGCCGCTCTCCTCCATCAGTCGCCTGGCGTGCGGTGATCGATGGCGTTGTGGAAGCTCGCACGGGTTTTCACATGAAGCAGCTTCCCCTGGGCGGGATGGGCGGTCCTCGCATGCTCGGCGTCGTCCACGACGCCGTCATCttcctgctggagcagctgcagggcgCGGCGAGCTGCAAACGCCACCGTTTCCGTTTCCACCGGTGCGACAACGTCGAGGAAGAGCTTCCCCTCAACCCGAGCGGCTGTGCTCGTTCTGAAGTCTACACACGGTAGTTAGAACGATGAACACAAAGTaactctttctttttatttttcatttgtctgatatatattttctttcttaattCTGACCAGGAAAGCGACCTTCGACATGTTTAACTTCCTGGCGTCGCAGCACAGAGAGCTCCCGGACATCGTGGGGActtgtgatgaagaggatgatgagTTCCCATTGAAATCTTCCAGGTAAGAGGATTAACTATGTTGCCCTTTTCTTAACCCTAAACTTAAAATGGCCACACAATGAGCAGGAGGTGACCTGGCGGACGCCGCCCCTTTTCTGTCTCGCTTTGGCAGACGCGCCACCAGCAGCGAGCTTCCAATGGCGATGAGATTCAGACACCTGGAAAAAATCTCCAAAGAAGCAGTCGGAGTCTACAGGTAGGTAACGGAGAGGAAGGACGCTTCAAATGAATTCCCGAGCACGGATTTATTTCGTCGTTCTGTAAACCTTTTAGGTCCGACATTCACGGTCGAGGCCTTTTCTGCAAAAGGAACATCGAGGCCGGGGAGATGGTGATCGAGTACGCCGGCACCGTCATTCGCTCGGTCTTGACTGACAAGAGGGAGAAATACTATGACAGCAAGGTTACTATTGagataccaaaataaaagcatcagagTTACGGTTTAAGTGTGGGCGCTAACGGCGTTCTGTCGCTCTGCATCAGGGCATCGGCTGCTACATGTTCCGCATCGACGACTTCGACGTGGTGGACGCCACGATGCAAGGCAACGCCGCCCGCTTCATCAACCACTCCTGCGAGCCGAACTGCTACTCGCGCGTGATCAACGTGGACGGCCGCAAGCACATCGTCATCTTCGCTCTGAGGAAGATCTGCCGGGGCGAAGAGTTGACGTACGACTACAAGTTCCCCATCGAGGACGACGACAACAAGCTGCACTGCAACTGCGCCGCCAGGCGCTGCCGCCGTTACCTGAACTAGTACATCTGACGCTCGCAAACCAAAAGCCATCCTCTGATGCACTTGAATTTAGAAGGTGGACTTGGTAGAGCGGATTGTGGTGGCATAGCCATAAGAGTGAGGTGGTTGAATTCCGTTTTTTATTTCAGCGGCAGGAATGCTGAGATGTAAATGCTTTTATCCCCGCTAGTTCTCGCTGTTCCTTCTTGGCGTGCGCCGTTTGTGAATTTTAAGGTCTATGAGGGAGTTTCTTCGACGCAAGGTCCAAACTGAGTATCGTGATCTTGCTCTGCACAGTCCCTTATAAATCTCTGTATTTTGTAtatttgaacaataaatgtATATTCAAGAAGCTGatggaaataaatgtgtttgagcTTTTAACTTTGTAAACAAAGGTAAACGGAACTGAATTATGATCGAAGCTATCTTTTTTGCGGCTGCgttgctttgatttgatttctccCAGATTTACTACCTCTGGTGTTATGAAGCAACGTTTCATTCAGTTACACAGTttgagaagggaaaaaaaaaggcttattCCGTCTATTCTTTCTACTCATTGCAGCGTCGATACTAAAACACTGACCTGTTATGTTTGGAATTATTTagtaaaaataatctgttcccATGTTTTGTTCTAATTTCCTTCCCGAAAGCTAAGCTAACGGATATAAATGAGATCCTGGGGTGGGATGAAGGTCTTTTTTgctttacaatatatatatagatgaattcaaaacacaaaatgttacTTTTATCGTCCTGCGACGGATCCTTGTACAGAGTTGTATAAAGAATTTCTAAAAAcctgtttgatatttttttacctactttttattttattttatttatgttaaataaaagtttgaaatgttcacCAAATTGTCTTCCTCTTGTCTTTGCCAATGAGGAAGTGCTTAATAAACGTATGTCTATAGAATACTTGTGTTTAGTTTTCCATGCAATAAAGAAAACCTTGACAGAGTACTAGGAGTATTTTTACATTGGAGACAAATTATGTCGTTTTTTTTGACCTTACAGAATTGCTGATTCTATAACTGAAATCGAGAACCCTGTTCAAGCAGAACTTCCATTCGCCTCGGAGGTTTAATGCTCGAGTTCTGACACCACTCAAGGTCTCGCTGCCTCCAGCCATATGGCTATTTCCCAGATGGGACCGTCCTTCCTCCACTTAACCGAGTTGCTGATTaagacacacgcacaaaaaacatttttttagagCTCTTAAGCAATCACAAGAGTGGAATTTGTATGaatttctttaaaaacaaatttacTTCTGACTTAAATTGAAGCAAAAACAGCCACAATTATttcttacttttcttttctgtgacCTTTTTAAGCCATTTCTATCTCGTCATTTCACTGCAATACGGTGAAGCATAAAACTTTAAACATCTTGTGTTCCTGAGATTTCTCTGGTTCTGTCGGGACACGCAATGTTCTGGAAACTCCTTATCGGTTTTCTGTAGATTTGTGAGAAACATCTGGAATGTTCCTGCAGCCCTGTGTTTACTGCCGTCAAGCATgtccacattttatttaaggacaaaaaaaacacaatcgctGTTTATATAACTGTCGTTAACCTCACATGCTCCTGGAAACACAAAGTTCTGCTGTCGCCTGCAGACATATGGCTCTTTCCCAGGATGAGGTTTTGCGTTTCATCCTCCTGACCTTGAGAAACCTGGATCTGTAAAGGCACAAGGTAAATATAAAGACCATCAGCGGGGATGTTCTCTTGTCATTCACAGGAAAGTCGCCATGGAGGCTCTGCTATTCCTGGTTTTGCTTGGAGCAGCGTGTAAGCAGGTTTCTATTGCATTCCAGGTATTCCTTGTTTTCCATTTGTCCCATTATAGTTCTGTTTCAGGTGCCGCAGCTGAGGACCATAAGGTCGTCGGAGGGTACGAGTGCCCCATGCATTCTGTTCCCTACCAGGTGTCCCTGAATGCTGGGTACCACTTCTGCGGTGGATCCCTCATCTCCAGCCAGTGGGTGCTCTCCGCTGCTCACTGCTTCAGGTCGTAAGTACACAAGGTCAAGACTTCCCTTACAACCAGCCAGAAGCCAGGACTCCATTTGGATAGCTATTATTCTTAGAATTTTGACTGTGATCTCATATTTCTTTTGGCTTAATCTTGAGAATTTGAGTGTGATATTTACAGTTTTCCCACGTCTTCTGTGTTCACACCTCGTCACATGCAAGTATAAGATTTTTAATGAGATGCCAGTCGAATCCTTCCCATTTTAATTAAGCTTTCCTtctatggagagaaatttgtttctctttatgcaatcaaacacaaaatcgatttgcaaccaaaaataatgatgttgatagataataatggtcttgtttgcaaatattttttttaaattgcaaatccattactttggtttgattgcataaaaagaaacacatttatctgCATGACATAAATGCAGAATCTCAAAAGGCATATTGGGGCatcccaaaaaaaatattttagtagttaaatgtaattttaaatgcAGCAAACGGATCATTGCTCAACTTTGCAGCTGCAACCTGACTAGGTAATAGTTACTCTTAACTATATGTGCAGCTAGTTAGCCGACATGCAGAAATTCAACCACGTCAACGTTCACTCCTCCAGCGGAGCGGTGCAGGTGCGTCTTGGGGAGCACGAcctcgctgctgctgaaggCACCGAGCAGTGGATCTCCGCATCCAAACTCATCCGGCACCATCAGT is a window encoding:
- the kmt2ba gene encoding histone-lysine N-methyltransferase 2B, with protein sequence MAASGGGLSSPAAIAALNAQGVAKARFPGRPCNVRSRLRSEKRTRRGRLGSYDGDLETGGPRPVNIGLALSEDASLLRLLAVSEKHSRQSDVGFDSSNSEEEEDFTGFGTARVGPQKTPGAVPQSRRKAKSPKASENCPEAKPLIGKIMPKSPKSSLVGKIVPQIPNDDQDTGGPPKIQGIPEVATRVNRKQVAVIAKAKNADVQESGSRSSPQADTVVESGNLTDSGRMENQTDAASAGRRTQSSDVSIPVTGRGARRSSKVKEEGQVSKTADPDQTRPRGSVKRMRGFRIGSNRCASQAVTLSFTSFHKRQRKSMTENTGAAPEPGTEASEESSAEAAAPVDLKDTKPGGKRHRRARRFLFGKRKGSKNISTIKRPKIGRPRTRHVYYAYVPEPAPPALTPDGNERHLQGQNTPPPTGEPSSLSVGQQSSINSSTPVMSARSSRVIKVPKRFLNEEMVPFPKGSLSTWLKNQMSEGGKSGASCQESSCDDSLQTESDLMSLDDSQSSVQRFSSRPGHGTGHLEIYKNLKKLTLKLAEKKREEPGAAGDHTYQEERSASHFKKRRRSKLVMEEMDSPGVVRKLAVVVDTEVEAPSHIPPGDKDSKDEARITDGDSQEIGGPSHRIGLSGANKTMLHLLKKAKVQLIKIDQQKQLKLSQLGSRESRLPVSGRRRRRRRRGRVGVTPKDGSPQEQPPGGPRIKHVCRAAAVALGQPRAMVPDDIPRLSALPLHEREGITFSPAAEDVADDDDEDDDDNNKDDDDDDVKDESRAQWVVSQEHIKRRRGGRGNRCRYKKRKFLSQYATGGVRSRRCGSCKGCLVVKDCGRCINCLDKPKYGGPNTKRQCCTYKRCERIEKAKIKRILNPLKDQARRTFVSLSGSKDTSWIFGGHGKASSMTPSEDRKQSLRNITPRSYSSLLKSESEEEEEEEEREECLEKTANLAIKQSLAVVRNQDLAPGGDESQFNNPPAEALTHRRPYSRVAGTRPRSYKEQENTEETNPRETLPESSPSWSPRLKLQPQIHLCRLPDYILQAPLRLPLQAGRCRLWGVDRAHSFTAQIPPVAHPASPLSPHPQTDPLQKSLHLRLHRLPRSVVQPALRLHNYATFPYQPNTPCKRHPSPTEAPPASECHNPDVLTDDANRAKPLRAPPQTGGSRVELQEDRRGDRPEEEDRDRSVEGTVLQRCSATDAPCVLRSQNPAECASVNTLMGLTNGFPQKGTLQNKYKIRVDFKEDCAVQNVWLMGGLSVLTSVPTTPQPVCLLCASKGRHEMIFCQICCEPFHSFCLSAEERPLEESKENWCCRRCKFCHVCGRRSKNTKPVLQCRRCQTSFHPACLGPTYPKPMKCSIPWVCMTCIRCKSCGVTPGKNWDLAWNYEQDLCPDCAVLHGEGHFCTVCQKCYDDGKQQAQMIRCSACSHWIHYTCGGLSEELFGLLSHQKEEVSFTCQPCSQNQAEHCSLKEELQNRLMAGLEEVLDDLLSDRATQDLLICEVCQEMSSTRSLTEQQPACDLQAMEKKLKSGRYTSIKDFHADVGCVMRGRLKEEELLPEDQRLTSQARGRYINLIRQVFSWFPARHLKKWNFFAEEFPSGMLPEAILPPSKEHSYAQWLERTYQPREFGGPQRGKTDSMLSSASAHSPAPHSHGVMSDLDANKSEDVRQCSLCQHLGDSAPRDAGRLLYLGQNEWAHVSCCLWSAEVYEEDGALLQVHSAVSRGRHLRCDRCGQSGATVGCCLATCQSNFHFMCARAKKCVFQQDRKVYCYKHRELVSAKVVAGKGFEVSRRVYVDFEGINLRRKFLTGLEPQSINMTIGSLQIQKLGVLSELSSNGRMLYPCGYQCSRLYWSTVDPRRRCRYTCKVTEVSTPLPGEEQDPRWDQEENHTIIHSPSYYRDIEMPECLSFSSSPIKSDSPSPNPKHDTPGSKSPGYSQTRRPAGGSSRPLPSPGTAHPKSHPILILRDLEDTRRPRRLSSRSRCSSSPTESDPSAPMTLRSGGIVNSRCGLFGSPPRSSNLGSASPLLSRANSASPVWSSPPRSNSSISAGLSPRQGAVTHSPRGKLNFKISTPVSAEVPQDFLASSEAEDAAVATTNGISLAPDNLEEEVAHLMAQELPYTAFDADTDVAVASMLNAKLEFDEALLNENVAVQCGAAGGAVQDVEMQRGNRENESEDEDSSHYFKFSRTVVCDAASGSIPAGQPASAQSIPQLDGADGGSESDEDEEDGEIRIHSNNATPTKQLSVALKRLESIYPASESAVELRENVPSSYANSDVLVQEEVVQLCSEAAPENQLHLDPATGRFFSGEAVGYPAGAVDDRDDSSSSTDSFEPFKDDLRDPDYSPAQESKRSPAAPPVKHVFVNTKRLPVQFKRFSPKPFLSQYNKAKLQSMPQPTQTSSPAAASCAAPRAVTSPIVINGLNVLPIQPGAGAVRRRAITIRMEHSRPGGQNQAAVATSSTSPEAPGPQVLLVNRQGQILIKDPRSNTYQSLSANSPTYSKISQIAKILHSGNALQRSVPRIIVKPCLSTAGVTVPTAPEKKIIVRVLPANSGASLGPKGPVSVLNFPAAAFSNIQETTAQSIIERAMATHREAPKVVPVVLRKTAFRDTEGSDPSPATSLEAPRGFGNGPNVEVRPAWLRHQVRVKRVSSASERLPGKKSKMDFLTDPSSELDKASEVRASGVRMKAPTIKDVLHTNQESAQERSEQLRITAPPLHTPSRHPRAESPPPHGRTQSQLKTHVWVSAPHGDLSEWGPYSGFSSEDDMPASKDRKRTRMNQPHLRFEITSDDGFSVKANSIEVAWRAVIDGVVEARTGFHMKQLPLGGMGGPRMLGVVHDAVIFLLEQLQGAASCKRHRFRFHRCDNVEEELPLNPSGCARSEVYTRKATFDMFNFLASQHRELPDIVGTCDEEDDEFPLKSSRRATSSELPMAMRFRHLEKISKEAVGVYRSDIHGRGLFCKRNIEAGEMVIEYAGTVIRSVLTDKREKYYDSKGIGCYMFRIDDFDVVDATMQGNAARFINHSCEPNCYSRVINVDGRKHIVIFALRKICRGEELTYDYKFPIEDDDNKLHCNCAARRCRRYLN